A single window of Granulicella mallensis MP5ACTX8 DNA harbors:
- a CDS encoding alpha/beta fold hydrolase: MSILTLKDGNTLYYKDWGTGQPIVFSHGWPLTADAWDAQMLFLGQQGYRVIAHDRRGNGRSSQPWDGNEMDTYADDLAELFEALDLKDVVMVGHSTGGGEVARYLGRHGSKRVAKAVLIGAVPPLMLKTEQNPGGLPLAVFDGLRAGVAADRSQFYKDLTLPFYGYNRAGAKISEGVQDSFWLQGMLGSHKSQYDTIKAFSETDFTEDLKKIDIPTLVLHGDDDQIVPIGAAGLLSAKIVKNATLKVYPGYPHGMCTTHADEINADLLAFIKS; encoded by the coding sequence AAGACTGGGGCACAGGCCAACCCATCGTGTTCTCGCACGGCTGGCCGCTGACGGCAGATGCCTGGGACGCACAGATGTTGTTCCTCGGCCAGCAGGGCTATCGTGTCATCGCCCACGACCGGCGCGGCAACGGCCGCTCCAGCCAGCCCTGGGACGGCAACGAGATGGACACCTACGCCGACGATCTGGCAGAGCTGTTCGAAGCGCTCGATCTGAAGGATGTCGTGATGGTGGGCCACTCCACCGGCGGCGGTGAAGTAGCGCGCTACCTGGGCCGTCACGGTAGCAAGCGCGTCGCAAAGGCCGTGCTGATCGGCGCAGTGCCGCCGCTGATGCTCAAGACGGAGCAAAACCCCGGCGGTCTGCCGCTCGCTGTCTTCGACGGACTGCGCGCGGGTGTCGCGGCGGACCGGTCGCAGTTCTACAAGGACCTGACGCTGCCCTTCTATGGCTACAACCGCGCAGGCGCCAAGATCTCCGAGGGCGTGCAGGACAGCTTCTGGCTCCAGGGCATGCTGGGCTCGCACAAGAGCCAGTACGACACGATCAAGGCCTTCTCCGAAACCGACTTCACCGAAGACCTCAAGAAGATCGACATCCCCACGCTGGTTCTGCACGGCGATGACGATCAGATTGTGCCCATCGGCGCGGCCGGCCTCTTGTCTGCAAAGATCGTGAAGAACGCCACGCTGAAGGTCTACCCCGGCTATCCGCACGGCATGTGCACCACACACGCCGACGAGATCAACGCCGACCTGCTGGCCTTCATCAAGAGCTAA